One window of the Janthinobacterium sp. PAMC25594 genome contains the following:
- a CDS encoding D-Ala-D-Ala carboxypeptidase family metallohydrolase: MQLSKNFSLAELVASDWAARHGVDNTPSAAVLLELRRTAELLQRIRNYLTACAGIDTPLSDISGFRSIPVNRGVGSSDGSDHVRGMAADFKARGMTPYQVCQALLPKLDEFGIGQIINELTWVHVSTKMVAKPINRIITIDRHGTRAGILQVRP; the protein is encoded by the coding sequence ATGCAACTGAGTAAAAATTTCTCGCTGGCCGAACTGGTCGCCTCCGACTGGGCCGCGCGGCACGGCGTCGATAACACGCCATCGGCTGCCGTGCTGCTCGAGCTGCGGCGTACGGCCGAGCTGCTGCAGCGCATCCGTAATTACCTGACGGCTTGCGCTGGCATCGACACGCCCTTGTCGGACATTAGCGGCTTTCGCTCGATTCCAGTCAATCGTGGCGTGGGCAGCAGCGATGGCAGCGATCACGTGCGCGGCATGGCGGCTGACTTCAAGGCGCGGGGCATGACGCCGTACCAGGTATGCCAGGCCCTGCTCCCGAAATTGGACGAGTTCGGCATCGGGCAGATCATCAACGAACTGACCTGGGTACACGTCAGCACGAAGATGGTGGCCAAGCCGATCAACCGCATCATCACCATCGACCGCCACGGCACGCGCGCTGGCATTTTGCAGGTGCGGCCGTGA